CAGCCAGATGCTGACGCTGGATACCGCGCCGGTGAGAAAGCCGATACCGGTGACGACCATCAGCACGCCCATCGCGCGCTCGACGGTGGGCAGATGCCGCTTCATCCGCGCAAACAGCGAGGAGAACTGCTCGACCATGAAGGCCGCGATCAGGAAGGGAATTCCGAGGCCCGCGGAATAGATCGCGAGCAGGCCCGCCCCCTTGGTCACCGTCGCCTCGGCGGCGGCGACTGACAGGATGGCGGCGAGGATCGGGCCGATGCAGGGCGTCCAGCCGAACGCGAACGCGAGTCCCATCACGTAGGCGCCCCACAGACCCACCGGCCTCGGAATCGGCAGCCGCCCCTCCCGCATCAAGAATCCGAT
The genomic region above belongs to Bradyrhizobium sediminis and contains:
- a CDS encoding cytochrome c biogenesis CcdA family protein gives rise to the protein MIQDVTIPAALIAGLVSFMSPCVLPLVPPYLIYLTGATIEHVANDETETASKRAVMISAGMFVLGFSTVFVALGASASLIGGLIRAWSAELSIVAGVVIMVMGLHFLGLTRIGFLMREGRLPIPRPVGLWGAYVMGLAFAFGWTPCIGPILAAILSVAAAEATVTKGAGLLAIYSAGLGIPFLIAAFMVEQFSSLFARMKRHLPTVERAMGVLMVVTGIGFLTGAVSSVSIWLLETFPALQSFG